One stretch of Micromonospora echinospora DNA includes these proteins:
- a CDS encoding lantibiotic dehydratase family protein — protein MLRSAGFPAAGMRRFAAPALAAAADRHLRGEGDAADFGAAFDAAATELGQAVYDIACDDAFRTALIWQNPAVLLAVDAIRRDGPHAPRNLRRRHREEVIAKYWQRYCLKNDTVGFFGPICWTELGGPGPVATVRPGAALTRTRKVFLERWGLDALGESFARAPGVRDWLPVRLAPHLTVRERVLRHPHHPPQTVTAATAALLALAQRGPRVADLVAALLADPASGFRRAADVHAQLDDLAGRGVLRIGFDLPVDLTAEDVLREQLAAIGDDTARERVLGDLSTVGALRDAVAAADGPDALAEAMSALDRRFVELTGRAARQQPGEVYAGRTLCHLETVRDLDVGFGDALLERLAPLAPLLLSARWLTSAIGAAYADALTALYRDLAAESATVDVALADLWFLAQAMVFGADPPGAAVTADFLGRWATVLGLADADGDARELRFDAAELTERVAAAFPATAPGWAAARIHSPDVHVCATDETALLRGDFTVVLGELHVALAAFDTHFFAYGHPDPQRLRDGMRADLPDGRVRLLAPVDWPRHTARIAEWLHGPADAQIGFVDAPGADPDRLVPITALTVRPDADGTLTAHADDGRRWPLLEVFAPLFDYQVFDTWKLAGNAGRTPRVTVDGLVLVRETWRTTVGETGLHTVKGERERYLAVRRWRLAMGLPEQVFVRVDTELKPSYVDLTSGVYTRLLCTLLRGAHAKGGDGVGLTVTELLPGPDDAWLTDGAGRAYASELRLQIVDPVPAQVR, from the coding sequence TTGCTCCGGTCGGCCGGTTTTCCGGCCGCCGGGATGCGGCGGTTCGCCGCGCCCGCGCTCGCGGCGGCGGCCGACAGGCATCTGCGCGGGGAGGGCGACGCGGCGGACTTCGGGGCCGCGTTCGACGCCGCCGCTACCGAACTCGGGCAGGCGGTCTACGACATCGCCTGCGACGACGCGTTCCGCACGGCGCTGATCTGGCAGAACCCGGCGGTCCTGCTCGCTGTCGACGCGATCCGGCGCGACGGCCCGCACGCCCCGCGCAATCTGCGCCGCCGCCACCGGGAGGAGGTGATCGCGAAGTACTGGCAGCGGTACTGCCTGAAGAACGACACAGTGGGCTTCTTCGGCCCCATCTGCTGGACCGAGCTGGGCGGCCCGGGTCCGGTCGCGACCGTACGCCCCGGCGCGGCTCTGACGCGTACCCGCAAGGTGTTCCTGGAACGGTGGGGCCTGGACGCGCTCGGCGAGTCGTTCGCCCGTGCGCCGGGCGTGCGGGACTGGCTGCCGGTGCGGCTGGCCCCGCACCTGACGGTGCGCGAGCGGGTGCTGCGGCACCCGCACCACCCGCCGCAGACGGTGACCGCAGCGACTGCGGCGCTGCTCGCGCTGGCGCAGCGGGGGCCGCGCGTCGCCGATCTGGTCGCCGCGCTGCTCGCGGACCCGGCGAGCGGCTTCCGCCGCGCCGCCGACGTGCACGCCCAGTTGGACGACCTCGCCGGGCGCGGCGTGCTGCGGATCGGCTTCGACCTGCCGGTCGACCTCACCGCCGAGGACGTGCTGCGCGAACAGTTGGCCGCGATCGGCGACGACACGGCCCGGGAACGGGTGCTCGGCGACCTGTCCACAGTGGGCGCGCTGCGCGACGCGGTGGCCGCCGCCGACGGCCCGGACGCACTAGCCGAGGCGATGTCCGCGTTGGACCGGCGGTTCGTGGAGCTGACCGGCCGGGCCGCGCGGCAGCAGCCCGGCGAGGTGTACGCCGGTCGCACGCTCTGCCACCTGGAGACGGTCCGCGACCTGGACGTCGGCTTCGGTGACGCGCTGCTGGAACGGCTCGCCCCGCTGGCGCCGCTGCTGCTGTCGGCGCGGTGGCTGACCTCGGCGATCGGTGCGGCGTACGCCGACGCGCTGACCGCCCTGTACCGCGACCTGGCGGCGGAGTCGGCCACCGTGGACGTTGCCCTGGCCGACCTGTGGTTCCTGGCGCAGGCGATGGTGTTCGGGGCGGACCCGCCCGGTGCCGCAGTCACCGCCGACTTCCTCGGCCGGTGGGCGACGGTGCTCGGCCTGGCCGACGCCGACGGCGACGCCCGGGAGCTGCGGTTCGACGCCGCGGAGCTGACCGAGCGGGTCGCCGCCGCCTTCCCCGCCACCGCGCCCGGCTGGGCCGCCGCCCGGATCCACAGCCCGGACGTGCACGTGTGCGCCACTGACGAGACGGCGCTGCTGCGCGGGGACTTCACGGTCGTGCTCGGCGAGCTGCACGTCGCCCTGGCCGCGTTCGACACGCACTTCTTCGCGTACGGGCACCCGGACCCGCAGCGGCTGCGCGACGGCATGCGCGCCGACCTGCCCGACGGCCGGGTACGGCTGCTGGCGCCGGTGGACTGGCCCCGGCACACGGCCCGGATCGCGGAGTGGCTGCACGGGCCCGCCGACGCCCAGATCGGCTTCGTCGACGCTCCCGGCGCCGACCCGGACCGCCTCGTGCCGATCACCGCCCTGACCGTGCGGCCGGACGCCGACGGCACGCTAACCGCGCACGCGGACGACGGCCGGCGGTGGCCGCTGCTGGAGGTGTTCGCGCCGCTGTTCGACTACCAGGTGTTCGACACGTGGAAGCTGGCCGGCAACGCCGGGCGCACGCCGCGCGTCACAGTCGACGGCCTGGTGCTGGTACGCGAGACGTGGCGCACCACGGTCGGCGAGACCGGCCTGCACACGGTCAAGGGCGAGCGGGAACGCTACCTCGCGGTACGCCGCTGGCGGCTGGCGATGGGCCTGCCCGAGCAGGTCTTCGTCCGGGTCGACACCGAACTCAAGCCCAGCTACGTCGACCTGACCAGCGGCGTCTACACCCGACTGCTGTGCACGCTGTTGCGGGGCGCGCACGCCAAGGGCGGCGACGGCGTCGGCCTGACGGTCACCGAGTTGCTGCCCGGCCCGGACGACGCCTGGCTGACCGACGGGGCCGGCCGGGCGTACGCCTCGGAGCTGCGGCTACAGATCGTCGACCCGGTGCCGGCGCAGGTGCGGTAG
- a CDS encoding non-ribosomal peptide synthetase/MFS transporter: MTESRQDVTPVEDVYTVPASYAQERVWFTAQLSPGQPLFTMTDAVTLPPGAGPEQALAALRAVTDRHESMRTTLRLDDGRLYQDIHPTVPVELPVTDLSGLPEPERNDARARIVAEYAGLDLPMDTAPLWRARLLRLGPDTWWLLFAGHHVVLDGTSLLILRAELTELCAAAVAGREPDLPDLPIQYADYAAWDRDRLDGPRWDELREYWREALTGLPAVHALTTDRPRPPTLSFDGADVRRTLPADVTRALPELAQQSAATPFMVQLAAYVALLHRLSGSDDVVVGMPVTGRDRAELEPLLGMFMNMLVLRVDVSGDPPFLTLVRRVRRVVLDAWDHQDMPFQRLVEELAVRRDPGVPPLYQLTFHHLPTGRGEAFGGAMDDLSLEIAGDELRLEYRTALFERAGMEAFADRYLLLFAAAVAAPRTRVSALPVMSDAERAKVVTGWNATDGPVRRTTLAELFDDQVRRAPDAVALVDGDTLMTYAELSAAAEQVARRLVAYGVGPESVVAIHEPRSSRLVAGLLGIHRAGAAYLPLDPDHPAQRLAFMLADAGAGVLLADEMPDGLTAPGAVLPLTAPDQPRTGERVAAGPGNAAYVIYTSGSTGRPKGVVNEHAAIVNRLDWMQDAFALGPDDAVLHKTPIGFDVSVWEVFWPLIVGARLVLAAPGGHRDPAYLRELIERERITTVHFVPSMLDAFLSTADPAGPARCGSLRRIVCSGEELPPDLARRAVTAFPSAALHNLYGPTEAAIDVTAWAATPAALAGVTRVPIGGPIRNVRTYVLDEAMRPAPVGVAGQLHLGGVQVARGYLNRPALTACAFVPDPFGAPGGRLYATGDLARWHADGTLEFLGRMDDQVKLRGLRIEPGEIAAVLREQPGVGSAAVVVRGATPAEQRLVAYLTGEAPDPAALRAALKRRLPEYMVPSAFVRLDALPLSANGKLDTAALPAPVSGGTAVERRTPVTPVEQAVAAAWRDVLGVTDVGLDDDFFELGGHSLLAIRMLAMLRAVYGQVDVGVMDVFAHPTVEGLAALIDGPADRERPLLYELTRPVPPGQRVRSYVCVPYGGGLASIYQPLADALPPGHTLFSVAVPGHDVGVDDTELPFDELVERCVAEIQERVDGPLVLYGHCVGGALLTGIARRLHERGRPIEAIYAGGVFPTARPDNMLGRLVDWADSRGADRRYETFLRSIGAELADLDQAQVDRFVHHVRREAAEAQERFTGWLDAEPVRVPTPVISVVGTHDVLTEYYEERYREWSFLGESTALVVLDQAGHYFVKQRAAALAEVLTRTHPRLAEPAAPRRLAGDGWELAATSTDPVAAEAAVQPGVRRFLALTASQLISSTGSALTQWAVPVWVYLETGSMLWFGLSGVIAYLPALLTLPVAGAVADRFDRRRVLLAACAVAVTAEALLAVLLWTDRMGLAAVYTLVCVLGAASVFQRITYLAAIPQVVPKRYLGHANGIAQLAVGLSSLAVPLLAAGLLAAIGLAGVLVIDIVSYVAAIGVLVAVRFPDLLGRRRKEPFLAELVGGARMAWAEPGFRAMLGFFSLYNLCLASLLLVPPMVLAFGTMGQVGTVAFAEALGAVLGGLAIAIWGGPTRRRMPALIAIAFGVAISLVLSGVRPSLLLVALGSFGVGLGLGLHNGIYLSIIQVKVPQRFHGRVLAIIQTLTWATLPLGFAVLVPLSGSLLEPMFAPGGALADSVGALIGTGPGRGLGFAFVVSGLALVVVSLGAYGVRRLRLFDTETPDAPADATEWLPHLRRHRVDDL; this comes from the coding sequence ATGACGGAGTCGCGGCAGGACGTCACGCCGGTGGAGGACGTCTACACGGTCCCGGCCTCCTACGCGCAGGAGCGGGTCTGGTTCACTGCCCAGCTCAGCCCCGGGCAGCCGTTGTTCACCATGACCGACGCGGTCACCCTGCCGCCGGGCGCCGGCCCGGAGCAGGCGCTCGCCGCGCTGCGGGCGGTCACCGACCGGCACGAGTCCATGCGCACCACACTGCGCCTCGACGACGGCCGGCTCTACCAGGACATCCACCCCACGGTGCCGGTCGAGCTGCCGGTCACCGACCTGTCCGGGCTGCCCGAGCCGGAGCGCAATGATGCCCGTGCCCGGATCGTCGCCGAGTACGCAGGCCTCGACCTGCCGATGGACACCGCGCCGCTGTGGCGGGCCCGGCTGCTGCGGCTCGGCCCGGACACCTGGTGGCTGCTGTTCGCCGGGCATCACGTCGTCCTCGACGGCACGTCCCTGCTCATCCTGCGCGCCGAGCTGACCGAGCTGTGCGCCGCCGCCGTCGCGGGCCGCGAGCCGGACCTGCCCGACCTGCCCATCCAGTACGCCGACTACGCCGCCTGGGACCGCGACCGCCTCGACGGCCCTCGCTGGGACGAGCTGCGCGAGTACTGGCGGGAGGCGTTGACCGGCCTGCCGGCAGTGCACGCGCTGACCACCGACCGGCCGCGCCCGCCGACGCTCTCGTTCGACGGCGCAGACGTCCGCCGTACGCTGCCGGCTGACGTTACGCGGGCGCTGCCCGAGCTGGCCCAGCAGTCCGCCGCCACCCCGTTCATGGTGCAGCTGGCCGCCTACGTCGCGCTGCTGCACCGGCTGTCCGGAAGCGACGACGTGGTGGTCGGCATGCCGGTGACCGGCCGCGACCGCGCCGAGCTGGAACCGCTGCTCGGCATGTTCATGAACATGCTGGTGCTGCGGGTCGACGTGTCGGGCGACCCGCCGTTCCTGACCCTGGTCCGCCGGGTACGCAGGGTTGTGCTCGACGCCTGGGACCACCAGGACATGCCGTTCCAGCGGCTGGTCGAGGAGCTGGCGGTACGGCGCGACCCGGGCGTGCCGCCGCTGTACCAGCTCACGTTCCACCACCTGCCGACCGGCCGGGGCGAGGCGTTCGGCGGCGCCATGGACGACCTGTCGCTGGAGATCGCCGGGGACGAGCTGCGGCTGGAGTACCGCACGGCGTTGTTCGAGCGCGCCGGCATGGAGGCGTTCGCCGACCGTTACCTGCTGCTGTTCGCCGCCGCCGTGGCGGCGCCCCGCACCCGGGTGAGCGCGCTGCCGGTCATGTCGGACGCCGAGCGCGCCAAGGTGGTCACCGGCTGGAACGCCACCGACGGCCCGGTACGCCGGACCACGCTGGCGGAGCTCTTCGACGATCAGGTCCGGCGCGCGCCGGACGCGGTGGCGCTCGTCGACGGCGACACCCTGATGACGTACGCCGAGCTGTCCGCGGCCGCCGAGCAGGTGGCGCGGCGGCTGGTCGCGTACGGCGTGGGACCGGAGTCGGTCGTCGCGATCCACGAGCCCCGCTCCAGCCGCCTGGTCGCCGGGCTGCTCGGCATCCACCGGGCCGGCGCGGCGTACCTGCCGCTGGACCCGGACCACCCGGCGCAACGGCTGGCCTTCATGCTGGCCGACGCGGGCGCCGGGGTGCTGCTCGCCGACGAGATGCCGGACGGGCTGACGGCGCCGGGCGCGGTGCTGCCGCTGACCGCGCCGGACCAGCCGCGCACCGGCGAGCGCGTCGCCGCCGGGCCGGGGAACGCGGCGTACGTGATCTACACGTCCGGTTCCACCGGGCGGCCGAAGGGCGTGGTGAACGAGCACGCCGCGATCGTCAACCGGCTCGACTGGATGCAGGACGCGTTCGCGCTCGGCCCGGACGACGCGGTGCTGCACAAGACGCCGATCGGCTTCGACGTGTCGGTGTGGGAGGTGTTCTGGCCGCTGATCGTGGGCGCACGGCTGGTCCTCGCCGCGCCGGGCGGGCACCGCGACCCGGCGTACCTGCGGGAGCTGATCGAGCGGGAGCGGATCACCACTGTCCACTTCGTCCCGTCGATGCTCGACGCGTTCCTGTCCACCGCCGACCCCGCCGGGCCGGCCCGCTGCGGGTCGCTGCGGCGGATCGTGTGCAGCGGCGAGGAGCTGCCGCCGGACCTGGCCCGCCGCGCCGTGACGGCGTTCCCGTCGGCCGCGCTGCACAACCTCTACGGCCCCACCGAGGCCGCGATCGACGTCACCGCCTGGGCGGCCACGCCCGCCGCGCTCGCCGGGGTGACCCGGGTGCCGATCGGCGGGCCGATCCGCAACGTGCGCACCTACGTGCTCGACGAGGCGATGCGGCCGGCGCCGGTAGGCGTGGCCGGGCAGCTCCACCTCGGCGGCGTGCAGGTGGCCCGTGGCTACCTGAACCGGCCTGCGCTCACCGCCTGCGCGTTCGTCCCCGACCCGTTCGGGGCGCCCGGCGGGCGGCTGTACGCCACCGGTGACCTGGCCCGCTGGCATGCCGACGGCACGCTGGAGTTCCTCGGCCGCATGGACGACCAGGTGAAACTGCGGGGCCTGCGGATCGAACCGGGGGAGATCGCCGCGGTGCTGCGCGAGCAGCCGGGCGTCGGCTCCGCCGCAGTCGTCGTCCGGGGCGCCACGCCCGCCGAGCAGCGCCTCGTGGCGTACCTGACGGGCGAGGCCCCGGACCCGGCCGCGCTGCGCGCGGCGCTGAAGCGGCGGCTGCCGGAGTACATGGTGCCGTCGGCGTTCGTGCGGCTGGACGCGCTGCCGCTGTCCGCCAACGGCAAGCTCGACACCGCCGCGCTGCCCGCCCCGGTGTCCGGCGGCACCGCGGTGGAGCGCCGGACGCCGGTCACCCCGGTCGAGCAGGCGGTCGCCGCCGCCTGGCGCGACGTACTCGGCGTCACCGACGTCGGCCTCGACGACGACTTCTTCGAGCTGGGCGGGCACTCGCTGCTGGCGATCCGGATGTTGGCCATGCTGCGCGCTGTGTACGGGCAGGTCGACGTCGGCGTGATGGACGTGTTCGCCCACCCGACGGTGGAAGGGCTGGCCGCGCTGATCGACGGCCCGGCCGACCGGGAACGCCCGCTGCTGTACGAGCTGACCCGGCCGGTCCCGCCGGGGCAGCGGGTGCGCTCCTACGTGTGCGTGCCCTACGGCGGCGGCCTGGCCAGCATCTACCAGCCGCTCGCCGACGCGCTGCCGCCCGGGCACACGCTGTTCTCCGTGGCGGTCCCCGGCCACGACGTCGGCGTCGACGACACCGAGCTGCCGTTCGACGAGCTCGTCGAGCGGTGTGTGGCCGAGATCCAGGAGCGCGTGGACGGCCCGCTGGTCCTGTACGGCCACTGCGTCGGCGGCGCGCTGCTGACCGGCATCGCCCGGCGGCTGCACGAGCGGGGCCGCCCGATCGAGGCGATCTACGCCGGGGGCGTGTTCCCGACGGCGCGGCCGGACAACATGCTCGGCCGGCTCGTCGACTGGGCCGACTCCCGGGGCGCGGACCGGCGCTACGAGACGTTCCTGCGCTCGATCGGCGCGGAGCTGGCCGACCTCGACCAGGCGCAGGTCGACCGGTTCGTCCACCACGTACGGCGGGAGGCCGCCGAGGCGCAGGAACGGTTCACCGGGTGGCTGGACGCCGAGCCGGTTCGGGTGCCCACGCCGGTGATCTCGGTCGTCGGCACCCACGACGTGCTCACCGAGTACTACGAGGAGCGGTACCGCGAGTGGAGCTTCCTCGGCGAGTCCACCGCGCTCGTGGTTCTGGACCAGGCCGGGCACTACTTCGTCAAGCAGCGGGCCGCGGCGCTCGCCGAGGTGCTCACCCGGACTCACCCCCGGCTGGCCGAGCCCGCCGCGCCGCGCCGGCTCGCCGGTGACGGCTGGGAACTCGCCGCGACGAGCACCGACCCGGTTGCCGCCGAGGCCGCCGTGCAGCCGGGGGTACGCCGGTTCCTGGCGCTCACCGCCAGCCAGCTGATCTCGTCCACCGGCTCGGCGTTGACCCAGTGGGCGGTGCCGGTCTGGGTCTACCTGGAGACCGGGTCGATGCTGTGGTTCGGCCTGTCCGGGGTGATCGCCTACCTTCCGGCGCTGCTGACGCTGCCGGTCGCGGGCGCGGTCGCGGACCGGTTCGACAGGCGCCGGGTGCTGCTCGCCGCGTGCGCGGTAGCGGTGACCGCGGAGGCGCTTCTCGCAGTGCTGCTGTGGACCGACCGGATGGGACTGGCAGCCGTCTACACGCTCGTCTGTGTGCTCGGCGCGGCGTCGGTGTTCCAACGCATCACCTACCTGGCCGCGATCCCGCAGGTGGTGCCGAAACGCTATCTGGGCCACGCCAACGGCATCGCCCAACTCGCGGTCGGGCTCAGCTCGCTCGCCGTGCCGCTGCTGGCGGCGGGCCTGCTCGCGGCGATCGGCCTGGCCGGCGTACTGGTGATCGACATCGTGAGCTACGTGGCGGCGATCGGTGTGCTGGTGGCGGTGCGCTTCCCCGACCTGCTCGGCCGCCGCCGCAAGGAGCCGTTCCTGGCCGAGCTGGTCGGCGGCGCGCGGATGGCGTGGGCGGAACCGGGGTTCCGGGCCATGCTGGGCTTCTTCTCGCTCTACAACCTGTGCCTGGCCAGCCTGCTGCTGGTGCCGCCGATGGTGCTCGCGTTCGGCACGATGGGCCAGGTCGGCACCGTCGCGTTCGCCGAGGCGCTGGGCGCGGTCCTCGGTGGACTCGCCATCGCGATCTGGGGCGGCCCGACCCGCCGCCGGATGCCCGCGCTGATCGCCATCGCGTTCGGGGTGGCGATCAGCCTGGTGCTCAGCGGCGTACGCCCGAGCCTCCTGCTGGTGGCGCTCGGCAGCTTCGGCGTCGGCCTGGGCCTGGGCCTGCACAACGGCATCTACCTGTCGATCATCCAGGTGAAGGTGCCGCAGCGGTTCCACGGCCGGGTACTGGCGATCATCCAGACGCTGACCTGGGCGACGCTGCCGCTGGGCTTCGCCGTGCTGGTGCCGCTGAGCGGGTCGCTGCTGGAGCCGATGTTCGCGCCGGGCGGCGCCCTGGCCGACAGCGTCGGCGCGCTGATCGGCACCGGCCCCGGCCGAGGGCTCGGGTTCGCGTTCGTGGTGTCCGGGCTGGCACTGGTTGTGGTGTCGCTCGGCGCCTACGGCGTACGCCGGCTGCGCCTGTTCGACACCGAGACCCCCGACGCCCCGGCGGACGCCACCGAGTGGCTACCGCACCTGCGCCGGCACCGGGTCGACGATCTGTAG
- a CDS encoding acyl carrier protein, which produces MSMSSRLVRLVADVLELPVDQVDDETGPATTAAWVSLRHLQIVAAVEDAYGIALKPREIRTVRSVADLRALLAQRGVPE; this is translated from the coding sequence ATGAGCATGTCCAGCCGGCTGGTGCGGCTCGTCGCCGACGTGCTGGAGCTGCCGGTCGATCAGGTCGACGACGAGACCGGCCCCGCGACCACCGCCGCCTGGGTGAGCCTGCGCCATCTCCAGATCGTCGCGGCGGTCGAGGACGCGTACGGGATCGCGCTGAAGCCCCGGGAGATCCGGACCGTGCGGTCGGTGGCCGATCTGCGCGCGCTGCTCGCGCAGCGGGGTGTGCCGGAGTGA
- a CDS encoding thiamine pyrophosphate-dependent dehydrogenase E1 component subunit alpha codes for MTAAPSPLDDADLDAGLLIRRFEEQLLRLYADGHLGGTTHTCLGQEYVPVALAPLLTGDFVFSNHRGHGHYLAHCGDPEGLLAELLGREGGVCHGYGGSQHLRRERFLSTGVQGESLPAAVGVGLHLNRTGQDRIVVAYIGDGTWGEGAVYEALNMAALWRVPLLVVVEHNRIAQSTPTGAQLAGTIAGRVTGFGITVSESDSLDLAEVRAAAAPHVERVRTTRQPHVLVQHTVRLGPHSKGDDTRPAEELDRLRRFDWLQRYAAAYPDRFSAADARARRRVAEISADVLARPAARGGVA; via the coding sequence GTGACCGCCGCGCCGTCCCCGCTCGACGACGCCGACCTCGACGCCGGGCTGCTCATCCGCCGCTTCGAGGAGCAGCTGCTCCGCCTGTACGCCGACGGCCACCTCGGCGGCACCACGCACACCTGCCTCGGCCAGGAGTACGTCCCGGTCGCGCTGGCCCCGCTGCTGACCGGCGACTTCGTGTTCAGCAACCACCGCGGGCACGGGCACTACCTGGCCCACTGCGGCGACCCGGAGGGCCTGCTCGCGGAACTGCTCGGCCGGGAGGGCGGGGTGTGTCACGGGTACGGCGGCAGCCAGCACCTGCGCCGGGAGCGGTTCCTGTCCACCGGCGTGCAGGGCGAGAGCCTGCCCGCCGCTGTCGGCGTGGGGCTGCACCTCAACCGCACCGGGCAGGACCGGATCGTGGTCGCGTACATCGGGGACGGCACCTGGGGCGAGGGTGCGGTCTACGAGGCGCTGAACATGGCGGCGCTGTGGCGGGTGCCGCTGCTGGTGGTGGTCGAGCACAACCGGATCGCCCAGTCCACCCCGACCGGCGCGCAGCTCGCAGGCACCATCGCCGGCCGGGTCACCGGGTTCGGCATCACAGTGAGCGAGTCCGACTCGCTGGACCTCGCCGAGGTGCGGGCCGCCGCCGCGCCGCACGTCGAGCGGGTCCGTACCACCCGGCAGCCGCACGTGCTGGTGCAGCACACGGTGCGGCTCGGCCCGCACAGCAAGGGCGACGACACCCGGCCCGCCGAGGAACTCGACCGGCTGCGCCGCTTCGACTGGCTCCAGCGGTACGCGGCCGCGTACCCGGACCGGTTCTCGGCCGCCGACGCGCGGGCCCGGCGGCGGGTCGCGGAGATCTCGGCCGACGTGCTGGCCCGGCCCGCGGCGCGGGGAGGCGTGGCGTGA
- a CDS encoding 3-oxoacyl-ACP synthase III family protein, whose product MSFGLVSFGEALGEPAPVADVVGQYTDDVRRVLGYGYRRVHRSAPDVGLTDLAEDAARRALDAAALPAERVDLLVLAVTDLTEHLYWDAAAELAHRLGVVGAEAVLLTQACTTGVLSLDTVAGKFATHPGYDHALVVAANRTCEAYWNRMDTQPMVFSDGAVATVARRGHPRLRWQATEAATDGRYAGFYRLDTGGAAAPFGPGAEPPAARDVWHVMEFFDYDAEQFEQYARHLDERAVRVTERACERAGVKVADLARLILVADNERAMTSLAQAHGVPPERTNRELAAEYGHLGAADQMFGLSRLLAAGELADGDRIALISLGRGTHWACTIIEV is encoded by the coding sequence ATGAGTTTCGGGCTGGTGTCCTTCGGCGAGGCGCTCGGCGAACCGGCGCCGGTGGCGGACGTGGTGGGGCAGTACACCGACGACGTGCGGCGGGTCCTCGGCTACGGCTACCGGCGGGTGCACCGCAGCGCGCCGGACGTCGGCCTCACCGACCTCGCCGAAGATGCCGCCCGCCGGGCCCTCGACGCCGCCGCGCTGCCCGCCGAGCGGGTGGACCTGCTGGTGCTGGCCGTCACCGACCTCACCGAACACCTCTACTGGGACGCCGCCGCCGAGTTGGCGCACCGGCTCGGCGTGGTCGGCGCCGAGGCGGTGCTGCTCACCCAGGCGTGCACCACGGGCGTGCTCAGCCTCGACACCGTCGCCGGCAAGTTCGCCACCCACCCCGGGTACGACCACGCGCTCGTGGTGGCCGCGAACCGGACCTGTGAGGCGTACTGGAACCGGATGGACACGCAGCCGATGGTGTTCTCCGACGGCGCGGTCGCCACAGTGGCCCGGCGCGGGCATCCCCGGCTGCGCTGGCAGGCCACCGAGGCCGCCACCGACGGCCGCTACGCCGGGTTCTACCGGCTCGACACCGGTGGCGCGGCGGCGCCGTTCGGCCCCGGCGCCGAGCCGCCGGCCGCCCGCGACGTGTGGCACGTGATGGAGTTCTTCGACTACGACGCCGAGCAGTTCGAGCAGTACGCCCGGCACCTGGACGAGCGGGCCGTGCGGGTCACCGAGCGGGCCTGCGAGCGGGCCGGCGTCAAGGTCGCCGACCTGGCGCGGCTGATCCTGGTCGCCGACAACGAACGCGCCATGACGTCGCTCGCGCAGGCGCACGGGGTGCCGCCGGAGCGCACGAACCGGGAGCTGGCGGCCGAGTACGGGCACCTCGGCGCGGCGGACCAGATGTTCGGGCTGAGCCGTCTGCTCGCCGCCGGTGAGCTGGCCGACGGCGACCGGATCGCGTTGATCTCGCTGGGCCGGGGCACGCACTGGGCCTGTACCATCATCGAGGTATGA